The genomic segment AGCCTGGCAGTGAGAAGGCCCATGAACTGCTGCATACCCACTACGTGCGGCGGGGCATTTGTTAGTGTGGAGGGATGGACGGCCCAAGGATGACCTTGGGCCCTCTGCCGTTTATAGATTAATTGCAAAGGGCTTCGGCAGGAAAACAGCCTCCAATGGTGAAGATGATCATACAACGATTTCTCAGATTCATCCAAGGGGCAAAGAAGAATAGATAAAATACGAACTGATAGGGTGAAAGAAGATGGCTCAACGGATTCTTGTGGTAGACGACGATCGGGAATTTCTCGAGGCCAGTGCCGGTATCCTGGAAGCGGCTGGCTATGAAGTGGTGAAAGCTTACTCCGGGGAAGAGGCGCGGAAAATCGCGGCGGAACAATCGTTCGACTTGGTGATCCTGGATGTGGTGATGGAATATGCCGACGCGGGCTTTGTGTTGTGCCATGAGCTGAAGAGTGGCAAGTACGCGAATGTGCCGATCATGATTCTGACCAACCTTGGCCGGAAGAAGGGGATCCACTTCAATTTAAACGATGAGCAGGAAAAGAAGTGGATTAAGGCCGATGCCTACGTGGAAAAGCCGGTGAACGCCGAAGAATTGCTCCGCTGGGTAAATTCCCTGCTG from the Bacillota bacterium genome contains:
- a CDS encoding response regulator transcription factor, which codes for MAQRILVVDDDREFLEASAGILEAAGYEVVKAYSGEEARKIAAEQSFDLVILDVVMEYADAGFVLCHELKSGKYANVPIMILTNLGRKKGIHFNLNDEQEKKWIKADAYVEKPVNAEELLRWVNSLLKN